The nucleotide sequence ATACGAAATGACTGTCACGCTCTCGCTCATCACCCGCACCACCCCAATCGTATAAATCAATGCCGAGCGCTTTCTGGCGGGTTTCTGTCAGTGCCGAATTCAGTTTTGCCGTCTGGTCACGAGCAATAAGCTTCGCTCGGCTTTCCGTCACCTGGCCGCGCTCACGAATGAGAGAAACAAGGTTTTCATGACGCCCGCCATCAAACAGATTCGTGAACACTTTAGAGCCGATATCATTGATAAAATCAGTCTGTATTGACTTGATTAAATCGATATTCTCTTTCACAGCATCATCAATCTGTTTTTTCACAACCTCATCACCGAGCATCCCCGTCAAATCAATACCGAACGCTGATTTATAGGTTTTCTGTGTTTGATCTTTGTTTTGATCATTTGCACGCTTGACCATGCCGAATGACAAACGCTTTGCCATATCAGCAATAGACATATTCGCCAGTTTTTGTATTGCTCGTGAAAGTCTTGAAGTGATTGAAAGTGGCGGGGTGTTGGGTGCGTCGTTTAATATTGGTTTTTGCAAGTCATCTATCACAACATCTTGCATCATCCTGATAAACTCAATGAGCCTGTCGCGATACCAAACTTCGGTTCGTTTGCTAGGCGTTGGCGGACGCATTAGCCGGTTGCGAGCCTTCAAACGTCCCTGCTTGCGTTCCAGCATCTGTTTCAGGCTGATACCACTGTCCATTATTTGCCCCCGCCATAGCTTCGATTTCCTCATTAGTCACAGTCGTCAGCACGCCCCGTGCTTGCATTTCGCGCAGTGCAATATCTTCCGTAACAACGCCAGATTGGACTAAAGAAGTGAACCCCGTTGCATACTGAGTAAACCGTGTTGCTTCGTCAGCTTCGTTAATGCTGTCTATTGACGGATATTCATAGCTGATTGTGTCGATGCTCGCGGCTAGTTTGTCGAGAATGAATTGATCAACAAAGTCTTGCATGGGCCGCAACCGAGTTTCTTGTAACCCGTTGATTGTTTCGTAATACGACTTGTTATCTTCTTCACCAGAGTTAAAGCCGCTGGCTGACTGGCCGAACAAAATATTTATTGGCCGGTCAAGTGCGCCAGCTAAGACATTAGCCATCTTTGTAATAACGTCAGACAGTCCTGAGAATTGAGCTGTTTTTTGCTCATAGCGGCTCTGCATCGTGCTATCACCGGCGTCCATTAGCATTAAGCCCGTTGACGATTTTGTTTGCTTCATCACACGAGCATATTCGACAACTTGCGTCTCTTGTCCCGCATCAATTTGATTATTTAAACCCGGCAAAAATATGACATCAACATTTGCCTCCTGGATCGTGTCCCCAGTACTGACAATTGCCGCATCGAATATTTTGATAGCGTCATATGGCGCTTGAATGTCAGATGTTCCGTACTTCGTTATATCTTTAATGCTGTGCTTACCCAGCTTTGTACGATGGCAACGCGAATAATGAAACTTGAGTTGTTGGTTGCCAATGCTGATCTGGTAAGTCTGCGGATGTCCAAAATGTGGTGATGCGATATCCGAGATAACATTATCAGAGGGCGTGTATTCCTCTTTTCTTAGTACCAAAAACTTAATGATGTCTTCTGACTGTAGATTTAGCGGTTCACTAATCATCTCATCAGCGCAATCAGTTATTGCAACAATCAATGAATCTCCCAACAATGAAGCCCAAGTTAGCGCGTCATGAAATATCTTATAGACGGCTAGTGCTGTTTCTGTGTCTTTGATGCGCTGAACCAGAGAGCTATCAATATCACCGGATAATTCGCGGGGTAGCTTCAACATATCATCAGCCGTCTTATCTATGTATTTCTTGACCACCCATGATCTTTTATACATTGCGAGCAACTCTTTATCAGGCACATCTGCCTTATTATTGCTCGCATATTTTATTGCCGACACCCGCTCACCGAGAGATGTCAGCATACTGTGAAGGCCATCAGTAAGACGGCCAATCATCGTTTTTTTCGTCATTACATGATGTCCCAAACAGTTGTTCTGCCTTTTATGTATCCATCTAACCCATACCTGGCCGCATCCCAGCAATGGTTATGTGCGTCCTCAATAATGGGAAGCACCTCGCCGGTGATACGATCCACTTTGTATGAGTAGAGCCGGGCTTCTTTTGCGGTCTCTTTACAGCGTGGATGAATGATAATTTTCTTGAAACCACGTAAGAAAGTGATCCCGTCTTCTACACTGCCTTGCCATTTCTTTGCAGCTGATATATTGAAGCCTTGACGCTTAAGATAACTGATGGTTTCCGGTCTGGCAGAATCGGCTTTGATGGGCCACTTACGAGACTCGGGCACTTGGTCATAAAACGCGGGCATGTGATCGAGTTCCACCCCAACACTGTAAGCCTCACGGTCGATATACAGGCAGTTATCTAAAATGAACATGCGAAGTAGCGTGCTGGGGTCTCGGGCGAAACCGAAGTCAGCGCCGAACAATAGACGGTCGGCTTGCATCCACAGATCATCAGGGAACGATTCAATCTTGTATTTGTTCGCTAATACTTGCTTCTCTGAGTTCTCAAGATAAGCGCCCTCCCAAATCCACGCATAATCTGAGTGATCGAGACTTTCCAAGTCTTCCTGCCGTTCCTCCTCCAGCACATCAGGGAACCACGGATTATCACTGTAGTTCATCTCAACAATGATTGAGCTTTTCGGTGGTTTCTTTCTAAGTCGCTTATCCGTTGCGCTTCCGTCCTTTTCCGGGTTCCATGTCACCCATATTTCAGAACCAGACTCACGTACTGTCGGTCGTAACTTTTTCCAAGCTGTCTCTGATACAGATTCAGCTTCATCAATCCACGCCAGAAGAATACGCGCTTTTGATTTGATGCTGTCTAAGTTATGTCTTAAGCCACAGAACACATAGTTGACTAGCCTATTCTTTGTGCGGATATATTTTTCGCCAATTTCGAAATAGTCATCAAGCCAAGGAATGGAACGGATCGCCTGCTTCACTTCCTCCATTGATGATTCTTCGAGAGAGTTCATAAACTCGCGAGCGCATAAAATAACCCCACTTGTACCAGATTCAGCAGCTTGATAAGCCCTAACCGCACTCATCATTGCAAATGTCCGAGTTTTAGCGCTGCCCCTGCCTCCGTGTGCACCTCGGTAACGAACATTTTCTTTTGTAAATACAGGTACGAGTTTTGCGGGAATCGGCAGGTCAACTGCTACCGTCATTGCCCTGGCTCGACTCCAACGAGCCTGATAATAGTTGGTTTTGGAGACATAGAACCATCAGGGGACCGGTGATCGATTTCTTGTTTATCTGAATAGCCGTGTTTTGTTAACATCATCTTGGCAATCGTAGAATTAAAATCTCCAGTCAGCCCCTTGTTTATAAGCTTGTTTTCCTGCATGGCCCCTATGCCTTCTAAGATGTCCGAAAACTCGCTGGACTGCTTCCCATATTCATATGCTGTTGAACGTGCAATAGCCAAGTAACAAGCTAATCCGGCTACACTAGGAACGACATCACCAACTGATTCATAACCGCCGTACAGATAATCCCTTGCCTTAGCGATTAGCTCATCATTCAGCTTGCTAGGGCAACCAACCTGATTTGTTTGTTGTCCCATCTCTTTCCCTTAAATAAAAAAGGCCGCACTGGGCGACCTGTAATTTAATATATCGGCTTAAGCGGCGGATCTGTTTCCGAAATCGCTAAACTAATCTCAGACGAGTTTAATTCTTCTGCTGTTGCAATCATGTAAATTTTACCGTCCGCTTCATTTACCCAAAAATGCACAGGGATTTCATCAACATCAACACACGGAAACACATCATCGCTTACAACCAGATATCTTTCAGCTCTTGAAGTTAAAGTGCGTCGCTTACCGTGGTGCTTTCCGTTCACAATTAAACACTCTGCACTCTTTTCGCTTGTATCTTTTCGATCCCACTCATCCCCCTCCATGACTGTTTCATAAAACTCTTTTGCACTTTTCTTTAATTCTTCTAAAAACACGATAAAACGGCACCTATATACGTCAGTAAGAAGCATGTGGTGTTCTTTCTGCAAAGTTTCATTGCCGTGCTCATCTGTTGCTGTATATGAAATTCTAACAGTGCCTGGTATTCCCTTACCCTTTGTTGCTTGAAAAGGTTTGGCCTCTTTAAGGCTTTTCCACTCAAGCAGTTCCAATAGAGCATTATTTTGTAAGGCTTTTACTTTCATGAACTCAGCTATTACTTGTTCTTCTGTGAATGCGCCGGTCTTAATTGCATTTAATGCATCACGCGCAACAGAATCATAAAGAGAAATGCTTTCAAGATATTCAATTGGCTTCATATTAACCTCGTCTCGTTAATCGTCATGAAATAGTGCTCAGCAGGCGGTGACGAAATCCGCTTTTCGGGAGCTACCCTAGCCGAGTATTTTGTATATTACATCATCAAACAGAAGCAGTTTGAATCACTTCCATCTAGGAAACAGCTGTAATCAGAACTTTATGCTACATGCTGAAATATAATCCCGTACTATCGTGAGACCACCCGCACCAAATACTTATACAAAACTCTGTCAAAGGCACTTTATGAGCACCTTTTGTAGAATTTTATAAAATGACTAATTTTTTGGCGATTATTGTACTTTTTACTTGCTATTACATTCAATTGAATGTATATTGTATACATCACTAAACAGGAGATTGAAAATGACTGATGTAAAAACAGATAACTACGGCATAGTGCCTGAATTCTTTGCCAGAAAAGACTTTTTTGACTGGATAGCAAAGCGTGGCGTCCATGCCGATGATGTTAAATTTGATTTTCATACTGCAAGCAAAGAAGAAAGAGCTGAATTTGCCCGACGCGTTAAAGAAGCCGACGAGGCGCGCTTTCGTGAAGCAGTAAATGATGCTATGCGCGGTAGCACTTCGGCACTTAATTCGCTGTGGTCGCTTGTAAAATCGGGTGAACTTGAGAAATCACGCTACGATGAAATTAAAAAATATTACTCTGGTGAAAAAAGCTATGGTGACTGGAACGATGACTGATAAGTTCATCGGTAAACCATCCCCGCAAGATGTCAGAAGCGCTCGCATAGCTTCTGGCATGACCCAATCACAAGCAGCCAAAAGATTTTCTTATGCGCTTGTTAGCTGGCAGCAGAAAGAGGCGGAAGGTAAAACTAATCGCTCTCTTTCGTCTGGAGAGTATGAATTATTGCTTCTTCTTGCTGATTCCCACCCAGATTATGAATTAAAAACAAGGTGATGAACAACAGAGCACTCTGTCAGTAGAATGCTCTGAATTAGTTACTTGTCTTCATTAATTGGCAACCATAGAGGAAATCCCTATTGTTGACTTAAACCGTTGATTTCTCCAAGACCGTCACTTTGGGAACGACTTAACTGAGCTGTATTTACTCGCCCACGCTTTAGCAACCGTAGAGATATGTCTACAGAGGCTGTTACTGACACTCGGCTCTAATGTAATCTTGTAAAGCTTTTGTTTGCTGCTCGTTTTCAACAATCATTTTTCGGAGATCGAAATAATCTTGTTCAGCTGCTGGGTTAAGTCGTGGGCTGGCTGCATCATCCAAGCGGGAGGAGGAACCGGCTTCGCCTTGATTACAGGTGGCCGCGATGCGCAACCGGCGATGACCAGCGGCAACATCATTGCGCAGAACATCAATTTCAGATTTGGCATTAGCAAGTTCCTTTGTATGCTTCACATCAAGCTCGTTCAACATCGTGATGTGAGCGTTCTGATAGTTGATAGTGTCAGTGAGCTGCTGAATGTCTTCTTGCTGCTGCTTTGTCACTCGCTGCTCTCTCTGTAACTCAGAGTGATAGTAATACGCTGTCAGTGAGATAACGATTAATGCGAGTATCGTGTAGTAACTAGCGTTAAATTTCATGACCGTCTGCCAACGAATTGATTGTATATCTCGTTTAAAAAAAAGAATCCAAAAACAATTGGCATAAGAATAATCAGTAGCGGCCATATGAATGACATAAACAAAATGACCCCAAACTCCTCCGGATCATTGACTCGTTTTTCTATCAATATAAAAATAATAAATGCAGCAATAACACCGACAAAATAAATTACCGGAACCAGAATCTGAATAATGCTCATCACTCAACTCCTCATAGCATCTCAAACGCCCGTTCGAACGTCTCCGGTGAATAGGGTTGCTGATTGGCGTTCTCCATCTTGATAATACCTTCAGCTAAAGCGAACAGGATTATCTTGTCTTGGGTAGATATCCGATCATCCGCAGAGACACCCACCTTCTTAGCCGCAAACTGAATGTAGCTTTCCGTATTGTTCTCATGTGGCGGTGCGTAACGATTGATAATCTCTCTGACTGTATTCAGATTATGCTTACGTTGATAGTTTTGCAGTAGCTTGAACAGCGCCCGGATACCATACTCAGGTGACTCAAACCGGCAGAACCGGGGTTCAATCTTTGGATCAAGAGGTAGTTGACCGAGCCAGTTATTGAATCCGTTATAGTCAATGTTGCCAGGGTTATTATTTCGAATACCTCTAGTCATTTGTCATCACCAATGCGTTTGTTAATGGCACGGATAGCCATTTCTCTGATTTTATCAACACCGATAAATCCCACAGCACCGCCGATCATCGGAGATACGGCGGAGGAAATACCGAACGCCTCAATACCGCTGGATATCGCCCATGACAGAACTCCACATAACAGGCATTCAGCCCATTTGTTTTTACATTCCACTCCGTCATAAATCAGACGTCCCCAACAAATTAATATTGCGGCTGCCGTGCCAGATACTTGCGGCCACGAATGTTTTAAGCCGTCTATTAATTCAGCCCATAAATCAGGATTATTTTTCATCTTCATATTTCCACCCCCGCTGGGGATTAAGTCCCCGCGATTACGGGTGTGAAAAGAAAAAGGCCGCGTCAGATCGCAGCCCTTGAAGTGTTGCCGGGTATTTCACGCCCGGCGCGTGGTATCATCTTTAGTCCCTACAACCAAAGAGGAATCTGTTATGACAGATGCGCAGACACTGGCATTTGAATATTTACGCCGTTCTGACAAAAAACTTTCACCCGCTCAATATTTGCTTGAACTCAGAAAACTTGAAGCGGAGTTTAACGAGCTATTACAGATTGATGATCTTGAGCAAAAATTGAAAGACGACTCCATAAGGACGTGGAAAGCCCTTAGCTCTTAGTAAAAGTCAATGCGGAAACAATAGCTTCGGCTGTTGCTTTCGCATGTTTAGTCACTATCTCGGTGTCTTCACCGTTTTTAGCATGGTGAATGGCGACTTCACAGACTGCGGGCGCGATAACTTCGAGCAAATGATATAGATGCTCTTGTTCTACCTCTTTTCCTGCAAAGATTACTGTTGAATTTTCTTTGTTTTCCATCCTATTTCTCCTGCTGTTTAAACGTTAGCGTACAGGCACTGAATCAGCCAGAAAAGCCATCAGCTTTTCATACCATGTTAATTGAATGTCCGTTGGCCTGCCTAAAACCTGACTGGCCTGTAACATTGCCGGATACGCTAGTGAGGCCCACGGTCTATTGTCATCCTCCTGAATATTCACAAGCCTGTTTAACAACTCTTCATCGGAGATGATCAGATGTGAAGTGTTGTAGAGCATCAAATAGCGTGCTGATTGCTTATTGGCGCGTTCTGATGTCACTTCGAATGAAAACATGATTTTCATTGTCGCAATGGCAGTGATTAACAACCCTGCAAATACCGTATAGTAATCCCCGATAATAGCGATTGTTGAACCAAGTAGTATCAGCAGGAAAGAAGATGTCCAATTAATTTTATCAGTAATAACGCCTAGCATCTTCTCTAAGCAATATGAATAGTAAATCTGATATAGCAGGTCTTCTCTGCTCATACATTCTCACTCAGTTAATACAAAAAAAGCCGCGCCATGCGCAGCCCTATATATGAAAAAAACCTCGCGGAATAGCGAGGCTTGGGATTCTTTTGGTTTCAACGAAGTGCAATTACCCATCGTTGGAATAACGATAGGCTATTTTTCCGAAATCGTCAATATTAATTTCCCACAAAATAACAATTAAAAAGAAATAAATTCTCTTTTTGTTAATTTTGATAAAACGCAATCAGCTTGTTCCTCTTCTTTAAAGCATTCACTTACTAACTGCTCAAACAACGGTTGATATTTGTCATAGCAAGTTGTTTTAGATATCCCAGTTAATGGCTTTATTGCTTCAAAGACTTCTGTAAATTTCAGTCTTGAATATCCACGCCCGGAGCATTTTAGGCATGCTTTGTAAATCGGCACACCTTGTAACTTGGTCTGCTTTTCATCCAAAACTTGCCCACGTCCATTACAGCGACAAGAATGACTCACAGAGCCTTTCCCTTTGCAGGTCTTGCAAAGCACCCTGCATCTTTCCTCTACTTCTCGGATTGAGGTAATAAAACGCTTGGGTTTCATGTTTAATGCCTTAGCCAGCATTCCTTCACTACTTCCATACTTTGTTGTGAATTTACGAACTGTAATAAATCCACCATCGCAATCTGGACACACTTTCTTACTGGCTGCACTTCTCGCATAATCCTGAAATGCATAATTTGCGAGTAATTGCAGAACATTTTGCTTAACATCCTCATCAAGCTTATTAATAGCACTATGCTTATGAACCTGAGTCATTGCATATTGATAAAGGCTCTCCACGGCTTCATCAATACTGTTGATCCCCTGTTTCGCCAAAAACAGCTCAATGCCAAGCCTCGCTTTTGCGGACGCCAACCCTAGCGAGGCCATAACATCGGTAATTGAGAATGAGTCAGTAGCAGTTGCAGATGGAGAGTCACTAAACATGATCCCTTTGGGTGAAAAATACTTCGGTAGTGATTCAAGGTTCATTTTCCCACCTCTAATAAAACTGAATGATATTTGTCATATTTGGTTGAGAACATGACTGTGTATTTTTTGCCCCTGACTATCCGATCCTGAGTAACTCTCAATCGAGCATGTTCACATTGCAGAACAACATGATTTTTTCTTGTTCTTGAATGAAGATATCTGGCTTCTTCTATTGCTGTGGATATATCAGTGAAGATTGTCATCTCCTATCTCCCATATCTGAATATTAAGAGAACCACCAGCCACTCTTTCACTGCGGATGATACGCATGTCATCAATTCCTTTTGATGAGATGAAATGTCGGCCCCTGCTATGTCGCCAGTAAGTGTTATTTGATGGCGGCCACGGCAATTTTAAATTATATACATTCATACTGATGTCGCTCCCTTACTCATCATCAGAAATACAATCATTGCGGCCTTTAATGGATTCTTATCGTTAACTTCAATGCATGCATTATGATACTGACGTGCTGACCAAAAATCATTTACATAGACTAAGCTTATTTTATTCTTAACAATAATATTCCATGCATCAGACGGATTATTACAAAAATCAAAAGGTCCAATTTCCGAAAAATCAGATTCATCTTTAAATTTAACATCAGCTATTACTTGACGATGAAATATACGAAACACATGATTACGCTGTCGAATATTGATAATTTCTGCAAGGCTTTCTTTAGATTCCTGAATCAATACTAATTTATTAATTTCAAAATCTGACAATTCACTATATTTATTTTTCATTTCTATTTCTCCGTCTGTCCCGTCTTGATTTCAATAGCTCATGAACGTAATCAAACGTTTTAACTTCTGACTCTGTGATGTTTGCTGGGACATTTAACCACCCATTATTTATTCCTTTCTTTTCTTCTCAAAAGCAGCCGCAGCCGCGAGAAAATTAGACTCTATAAGCTGTTTTGCTTCTCTCTTCATTTCTCTGCCTAATCGCAATGCTCTTTTACCCTGCTTAAGCTGCCACAGCGCATAAAGATAAAATAGCCTTGCCGACGCTGACAGCCATATAAGCCCGCAAACAAATGTCGCTACAACGCCAGCAAACGCATAGAAATAGAGTATCCAGTCATTCATTATCTATCTTGCTCCTGTTTTAATTTCATATATTGTGAGTTATTTGGGATGGTCACTAAACAGCCAATATCAAAAGCCCATTTCTCAACTTGCGTCATGAAATAGAACATTTCACCCGTATCTAATTTTGACGTCTTTCTCAGAGTCCTGATGCGCTCTGTAAGCTGCGTAGTGAGATCAATAGCTTCTATGACCTCATAACCCAAAAATGTATGTTTAAGTGCTTCCTTAACATCCTCCGGCGTCAATTTAGCGTTATTTTTATTTAAATAACGACTTATTTCACCGCACCACATATGAAAAGTGTTATTTTGTGGAATTGAGCGAGTATCTTTCCACGGCTTAATAATAATTCGGTGCGGCTGTTTAGTTTCAAGTGTTTCTTTTAATATTTCCCAAGCTTGTGATTTATTTGATTCGTGAAAACAAAAATCAGCTTCCATTTATCCCCCATTATTTACTTTCTTATTCCATGCG is from Photorhabdus laumondii subsp. laumondii and encodes:
- a CDS encoding phage minor head protein, producing the protein MDSGISLKQMLERKQGRLKARNRLMRPPTPSKRTEVWYRDRLIEFIRMMQDVVIDDLQKPILNDAPNTPPLSITSRLSRAIQKLANMSIADMAKRLSFGMVKRANDQNKDQTQKTYKSAFGIDLTGMLGDEVVKKQIDDAVKENIDLIKSIQTDFINDIGSKVFTNLFDGGRHENLVSLIRERGQVTESRAKLIARDQTAKLNSALTETRQKALGIDLYDWGGAGDERERDSHFVLNNMTCKYSDPTVYSDDGGKTWKKRKSIGAFEGKPGDDYQCRCVALPKISWD
- a CDS encoding DUF1073 domain-containing protein — translated: MTKKTMIGRLTDGLHSMLTSLGERVSAIKYASNNKADVPDKELLAMYKRSWVVKKYIDKTADDMLKLPRELSGDIDSSLVQRIKDTETALAVYKIFHDALTWASLLGDSLIVAITDCADEMISEPLNLQSEDIIKFLVLRKEEYTPSDNVISDIASPHFGHPQTYQISIGNQQLKFHYSRCHRTKLGKHSIKDITKYGTSDIQAPYDAIKIFDAAIVSTGDTIQEANVDVIFLPGLNNQIDAGQETQVVEYARVMKQTKSSTGLMLMDAGDSTMQSRYEQKTAQFSGLSDVITKMANVLAGALDRPINILFGQSASGFNSGEEDNKSYYETINGLQETRLRPMQDFVDQFILDKLAASIDTISYEYPSIDSINEADEATRFTQYATGFTSLVQSGVVTEDIALREMQARGVLTTVTNEEIEAMAGANNGQWYQPETDAGTQAGTFEGSQPANASANA
- a CDS encoding PBSX family phage terminase large subunit yields the protein MTVAVDLPIPAKLVPVFTKENVRYRGAHGGRGSAKTRTFAMMSAVRAYQAAESGTSGVILCAREFMNSLEESSMEEVKQAIRSIPWLDDYFEIGEKYIRTKNRLVNYVFCGLRHNLDSIKSKARILLAWIDEAESVSETAWKKLRPTVRESGSEIWVTWNPEKDGSATDKRLRKKPPKSSIIVEMNYSDNPWFPDVLEEERQEDLESLDHSDYAWIWEGAYLENSEKQVLANKYKIESFPDDLWMQADRLLFGADFGFARDPSTLLRMFILDNCLYIDREAYSVGVELDHMPAFYDQVPESRKWPIKADSARPETISYLKRQGFNISAAKKWQGSVEDGITFLRGFKKIIIHPRCKETAKEARLYSYKVDRITGEVLPIIEDAHNHCWDAARYGLDGYIKGRTTVWDIM
- a CDS encoding DNA-packaging protein produces the protein MGQQTNQVGCPSKLNDELIAKARDYLYGGYESVGDVVPSVAGLACYLAIARSTAYEYGKQSSEFSDILEGIGAMQENKLINKGLTGDFNSTIAKMMLTKHGYSDKQEIDHRSPDGSMSPKPTIIRLVGVEPGQ
- a CDS encoding lysis protein; the encoded protein is MKFNASYYTILALIVISLTAYYYHSELQREQRVTKQQQEDIQQLTDTINYQNAHITMLNELDVKHTKELANAKSEIDVLRNDVAAGHRRLRIAATCNQGEAGSSSRLDDAASPRLNPAAEQDYFDLRKMIVENEQQTKALQDYIRAECQ
- a CDS encoding structural protein, producing the protein MTRGIRNNNPGNIDYNGFNNWLGQLPLDPKIEPRFCRFESPEYGIRALFKLLQNYQRKHNLNTVREIINRYAPPHENNTESYIQFAAKKVGVSADDRISTQDKIILFALAEGIIKMENANQQPYSPETFERAFEML
- a CDS encoding phage holin, lambda family; its protein translation is MKNNPDLWAELIDGLKHSWPQVSGTAAAILICWGRLIYDGVECKNKWAECLLCGVLSWAISSGIEAFGISSAVSPMIGGAVGFIGVDKIREMAIRAINKRIGDDK
- a CDS encoding YdiH family protein, which gives rise to MTDAQTLAFEYLRRSDKKLSPAQYLLELRKLEAEFNELLQIDDLEQKLKDDSIRTWKALSS
- a CDS encoding antitermination protein, translating into MNLESLPKYFSPKGIMFSDSPSATATDSFSITDVMASLGLASAKARLGIELFLAKQGINSIDEAVESLYQYAMTQVHKHSAINKLDEDVKQNVLQLLANYAFQDYARSAASKKVCPDCDGGFITVRKFTTKYGSSEGMLAKALNMKPKRFITSIREVEERCRVLCKTCKGKGSVSHSCRCNGRGQVLDEKQTKLQGVPIYKACLKCSGRGYSRLKFTEVFEAIKPLTGISKTTCYDKYQPLFEQLVSECFKEEEQADCVLSKLTKREFISF
- a CDS encoding DUF2591 domain-containing protein, whose translation is MKNKYSELSDFEINKLVLIQESKESLAEIINIRQRNHVFRIFHRQVIADVKFKDESDFSEIGPFDFCNNPSDAWNIIVKNKISLVYVNDFWSARQYHNACIEVNDKNPLKAAMIVFLMMSKGATSV
- a CDS encoding YbcN family protein, which encodes MEADFCFHESNKSQAWEILKETLETKQPHRIIIKPWKDTRSIPQNNTFHMWCGEISRYLNKNNAKLTPEDVKEALKHTFLGYEVIEAIDLTTQLTERIRTLRKTSKLDTGEMFYFMTQVEKWAFDIGCLVTIPNNSQYMKLKQEQDR